One Flagellimonas sp. CMM7 genomic region harbors:
- a CDS encoding M28 family peptidase: MSKVLILFVTALLLNCGSAQLVETTTANPPSTPSGPEGVKGSVKEVSEVKVSNDSEATFTDAKQIETLMNYLASDDLKGRDSGSEGIEMAAKYIENHFKAHGVTPYFKSYRDTLSNYKKTSYNVVGIVEGNDPTLKNEYILVGAHYDHIGIITIDKGDAIANGANDNASGTATVMELARYFGTKKTNKRSLIFALFSAEEKGLLGSGHLAKKLKAQNLNLYTMLNFEMTGVPLRGKDYFVYITGYKKSNLAEISNGYAKEKLVGFLPTAREYSLFQRSDNYPFHKEFEVPSHTYCTFDFTNFDHYHKVGDELSLIDFDHMATLVNKMLPVLEGISNASGQEIKIN, encoded by the coding sequence ATGAGCAAAGTATTAATCCTTTTCGTGACAGCATTGTTGTTAAACTGTGGATCTGCCCAATTGGTAGAGACCACAACGGCCAATCCGCCATCCACACCTTCTGGCCCAGAAGGAGTAAAAGGTAGTGTTAAAGAAGTTTCGGAAGTAAAGGTTTCAAATGATTCCGAAGCTACGTTTACAGATGCAAAGCAGATTGAAACGTTAATGAATTACTTGGCTTCGGATGATTTAAAAGGACGGGATTCAGGTAGCGAGGGCATTGAAATGGCAGCAAAGTATATTGAAAACCATTTCAAAGCACATGGTGTTACACCTTATTTTAAATCCTATAGAGATACACTTTCTAATTATAAAAAAACGTCATATAACGTTGTTGGAATTGTAGAAGGAAACGACCCAACATTGAAGAACGAATACATTTTGGTTGGGGCGCATTATGATCATATAGGGATTATTACTATTGATAAGGGAGATGCAATTGCCAATGGAGCTAATGACAATGCTTCTGGAACCGCTACCGTAATGGAATTGGCTCGTTACTTTGGAACAAAAAAAACAAACAAACGAAGTTTGATTTTTGCTTTGTTCAGTGCTGAGGAAAAAGGATTGTTGGGTTCAGGGCATTTAGCAAAAAAGCTGAAAGCACAGAATTTAAATTTATACACCATGTTAAACTTCGAGATGACTGGAGTACCACTTAGGGGAAAAGACTATTTTGTCTATATCACTGGCTATAAAAAATCTAACTTGGCAGAGATTAGTAACGGCTATGCAAAGGAAAAACTTGTTGGTTTTTTACCTACCGCTAGAGAGTATAGTTTGTTTCAACGATCGGACAACTACCCATTTCACAAAGAATTTGAAGTGCCATCCCATACGTATTGCACTTTTGATTTCACCAATTTTGACCACTATCATAAAGTGGGGGATGAATTAAGTCTTATAGATTTTGACCATATGGCGACCTTAGTTAACAAAATGCTACCGGTCTTGGAAGGAATTTCCAATGCATCTGGACAAGAAATTAAGATAAATTAA
- a CDS encoding methyltransferase domain-containing protein, translating into MSKILQMLSSLFKKKGPTNIEFETSRQYWEDRYNSGGNSGAGSYNRLAEFKAEIINQFVAENNVETIVEFGCGDGNQLKLFKFKSYTAYDVSNTIIEKCREMFKNDTSTSFFHVSEYQQQIFDLSLSLDVIYHLIEDETFYEYMNNLFNASSNYVIVYASNTTENEKTAVHVKHRKFTDWVEKHKPNFRLIEHIPNKFPFDEKNHKTTSFADFYIYKKG; encoded by the coding sequence ATGAGCAAAATACTGCAAATGCTTTCATCTCTTTTCAAAAAAAAGGGCCCAACAAATATTGAGTTTGAAACGTCCAGGCAATACTGGGAAGATCGCTACAACAGTGGTGGTAATTCAGGAGCAGGGTCTTATAATAGACTTGCTGAGTTTAAGGCTGAAATCATCAATCAATTTGTTGCTGAAAACAATGTGGAAACGATTGTAGAGTTTGGTTGTGGTGATGGAAACCAATTGAAGCTTTTTAAATTTAAATCCTACACGGCTTATGATGTAAGCAATACAATTATTGAAAAGTGTAGGGAAATGTTCAAAAATGACACTTCTACTTCATTCTTTCATGTTAGCGAATACCAACAACAGATATTTGACCTTTCGCTTAGTCTAGACGTTATTTATCACTTGATTGAGGATGAAACCTTTTATGAATACATGAACAATTTGTTCAATGCGTCTTCAAATTATGTTATTGTCTACGCTTCAAACACCACGGAAAATGAAAAAACGGCCGTACATGTAAAACATAGAAAATTTACAGATTGGGTAGAAAAACACAAGCCCAATTTTAGGTTGATCGAACACATTCCCAATAAATTTCCTTTTGATGAAAAAAACCACAAAACAACTTCATTTGCCGATTTCTATATTTATAAGAAAGGATAA
- a CDS encoding SprT-like domain-containing protein, with product MDDVLQKYLPELAVAPSFALIKQHGVHLKIVNHRVTRHGDYRKLPNGLHQITVNASLNKYRFLITLVHEIAHLVAFEKYGRFIKPHGIEWKRTFQHLIIPFIRPEVFPSKLLPVIANHFKNPKASSSTDARLSIALKTFDVEERKNSYVFELPMGSTFRLYNGRLFKKGKKRVKRYECIELSTGRLYLFQPNAEVELIQDAHIEPPF from the coding sequence ATGGATGATGTCCTACAAAAATACCTTCCAGAGCTTGCAGTTGCGCCCTCTTTTGCCTTGATAAAACAACATGGGGTGCACTTGAAAATTGTTAACCATAGGGTGACCCGTCATGGTGATTATAGGAAATTGCCCAATGGATTACACCAAATTACCGTCAACGCTTCATTAAACAAATATCGTTTTTTGATTACACTGGTGCATGAAATTGCCCACTTGGTTGCTTTTGAAAAATATGGACGTTTTATTAAGCCCCATGGAATTGAATGGAAGCGGACGTTTCAACATTTAATAATTCCTTTTATAAGACCGGAGGTCTTTCCTTCTAAATTATTGCCTGTCATAGCCAATCACTTTAAAAACCCAAAAGCTAGCAGTAGTACAGATGCACGTTTGTCAATAGCGCTAAAAACTTTTGATGTAGAAGAAAGAAAAAACAGTTACGTATTTGAATTGCCAATGGGTAGTACTTTTAGGTTGTATAACGGCCGCTTGTTTAAAAAAGGAAAAAAAAGAGTAAAACGTTATGAGTGCATCGAATTGTCAACAGGTAGATTATATTTGTTCCAACCCAACGCGGAGGTCGAATTGATTCAGGATGCCCACATAGAGCCGCCATTTTAA
- a CDS encoding SDR family oxidoreductase, whose protein sequence is MANIIITGTSRGIGLELVKLFAHEGHQVLALSRNEKPVADLKLSNVHSFSFNLGNSAHFEKITSFLQNWNTVDVLINNAGSLLNKPFLETAQEEFEAVYKVNVFGVAEMTKTVLPKMEKTGHVVTISSMGGVQGSMKFPGLSAYSSSKAAVITLTELWAEEFKETGPSFNVLALGAVQTEMLEEAFPGYEAPVTALDMATYIKDFALTGHKIYNGKLLPVSSSTP, encoded by the coding sequence ATGGCCAACATCATCATAACAGGAACAAGTAGGGGCATAGGTTTGGAACTTGTAAAGCTATTTGCCCATGAAGGGCATCAAGTTTTAGCACTGTCTAGAAACGAAAAGCCAGTTGCTGACCTAAAACTTTCTAATGTTCACAGTTTTTCTTTTAATCTAGGAAATTCCGCCCATTTTGAAAAAATAACTTCTTTTCTTCAGAACTGGAATACTGTAGATGTGCTCATTAACAATGCTGGTAGTTTACTGAACAAACCTTTTTTAGAAACTGCCCAAGAAGAATTTGAAGCAGTGTACAAAGTAAATGTGTTTGGGGTGGCAGAAATGACCAAAACGGTTTTGCCAAAGATGGAGAAGACAGGACATGTGGTCACCATTAGCTCTATGGGTGGAGTTCAGGGCAGTATGAAATTTCCAGGACTATCCGCATATAGTTCAAGTAAAGCCGCTGTGATTACACTTACAGAACTCTGGGCAGAAGAATTTAAAGAAACCGGCCCCAGTTTTAATGTATTGGCTTTAGGAGCCGTGCAAACCGAAATGTTGGAAGAAGCTTTTCCAGGTTACGAAGCTCCAGTGACCGCCTTGGACATGGCAACATATATTAAAGATTTTGCGCTTACCGGCCATAAAATATATAATGGAAAACTGTTGCCGGTATCCTCTTCAACACCCTGA
- a CDS encoding mannose-1-phosphate guanylyltransferase yields MNKDYYAVLMAGGVGSRFWPVSTSSYPKQFHDMLGTGKTLIQKTFDRLNRFIPTENILILTNERYNSLVLEQLPMVKQEQVVLEPAMRNTAPCILYASLKIQKMNPNAVMIVAPSDHWIEDEQAFEDDVKACFDKCEKEEVLCTLGIQPTFPNTGFGYIEFEKGSDEKLKKVSQFREKPDYETAKEFLEQGNFLWNAGIFMWSVSTIVNAFKNLQPDQFKLFQDGISCYNTVDEKSFIEENYAKAENISIDYAILEQSKSIFTLPATFDWNDLGTWGALYDKLDKDEAENAVVNSKVLLQDAKGNMIRSPKGKIVVVDGLEDYIIVDKEEVLLIYPKSKQQDIKTVLGQVKEEFGEQYT; encoded by the coding sequence ATGAACAAGGACTATTATGCAGTATTAATGGCTGGAGGGGTAGGTTCCCGGTTCTGGCCTGTAAGTACATCGTCTTACCCCAAACAGTTTCATGATATGTTGGGCACAGGTAAAACGCTGATTCAGAAAACATTTGACCGTCTTAACCGGTTCATTCCTACGGAGAATATTTTAATTCTTACCAATGAGCGTTACAACAGTTTGGTTTTGGAACAGCTGCCCATGGTTAAACAAGAACAGGTTGTTTTAGAACCTGCAATGAGAAATACAGCGCCATGTATTTTGTATGCTTCTTTGAAAATTCAGAAAATGAACCCAAATGCGGTAATGATTGTGGCTCCAAGTGATCATTGGATTGAAGATGAGCAGGCCTTTGAAGATGATGTTAAGGCGTGTTTTGATAAATGTGAGAAAGAAGAGGTGCTTTGCACATTGGGTATTCAACCTACATTTCCCAACACTGGTTTTGGTTATATTGAATTTGAAAAAGGGAGTGACGAAAAACTAAAAAAAGTGTCTCAATTTAGGGAGAAACCAGACTACGAAACGGCAAAGGAGTTTTTGGAGCAAGGTAATTTTCTTTGGAATGCTGGAATATTTATGTGGAGTGTATCTACAATTGTAAATGCTTTCAAGAACCTTCAACCTGATCAATTTAAGTTGTTTCAAGATGGAATTTCATGCTACAATACTGTTGATGAGAAGTCATTTATCGAGGAAAACTATGCCAAGGCGGAAAACATTTCAATAGATTATGCTATATTGGAGCAATCTAAATCCATTTTTACGCTACCTGCTACTTTTGATTGGAATGACTTGGGGACATGGGGTGCTCTTTATGATAAATTGGACAAAGATGAAGCGGAGAATGCCGTGGTCAATAGCAAAGTACTCTTGCAAGACGCTAAAGGAAACATGATTCGTTCCCCCAAAGGAAAAATTGTTGTTGTTGATGGATTGGAGGATTACATTATAGTAGACAAAGAAGAAGTTCTGCTTATCTACCCAAAATCTAAACAACAGGACATTAAGACAGTGCTTGGTCAGGTAAAAGAAGAATTTGGCGAGCAATACACATAA